In one Desulfoferula mesophila genomic region, the following are encoded:
- the carA gene encoding glutamine-hydrolyzing carbamoyl-phosphate synthase small subunit: MALDALLVLEDGTAFHCRTFAGSGEVAAEVCFNTAMTGYQEAITDPSYKGQMLAMTYPLIGNYGTNPEDVESRAVQVSAFLVKEYQEFPSNFRSTQSLREYLEAAGVMGVEGLDTRALTRHLRIRGAMKGVLSTEDLDPVSLAAKAQASPGLVGIDLVKEVTCHQAYRWLDGAPGPDLNLSGELDPQELWAGGEGHFKVVCLDCGIKFNILRRLEKRGNKLIVVPASTPAETILKLTPDGVFLSNGPGDPAAVTYVVDTVKNLLGRSPIFGICLGHQMIGQALGGKTYKLKFGHRGANQPVMDLKTSKVEITSQNHGFCVDSDTIDDPEVVMTHLNLNDRTLEGLSHRQVPVFCVQYHPEAAPGPHDADYLFDRFQDMMQSKAPLA; this comes from the coding sequence GTGGCCCTAGATGCTCTACTAGTTTTGGAAGACGGCACGGCCTTTCATTGCCGCACCTTCGCCGGTTCGGGCGAGGTGGCCGCCGAGGTTTGCTTCAACACGGCCATGACCGGTTACCAGGAAGCCATCACCGACCCCTCCTACAAGGGGCAGATGCTGGCCATGACCTACCCCCTCATCGGCAACTACGGCACCAACCCCGAGGACGTGGAAAGCCGCGCCGTGCAGGTCAGCGCCTTTTTAGTCAAGGAATACCAGGAGTTTCCCTCCAACTTCCGCTCCACCCAGAGCCTCAGGGAATACCTGGAGGCCGCCGGGGTGATGGGGGTGGAAGGGCTGGACACCCGGGCCCTGACCCGCCATCTGCGCATACGGGGGGCCATGAAGGGGGTGCTGTCCACCGAGGACCTGGACCCGGTGAGCCTGGCCGCCAAGGCCCAGGCCAGCCCCGGCCTGGTGGGCATCGACCTGGTCAAGGAGGTCACCTGTCACCAGGCCTACCGCTGGCTGGACGGGGCGCCCGGACCGGATCTAAATCTTAGCGGCGAGTTAGACCCCCAGGAGCTGTGGGCCGGGGGCGAGGGCCACTTCAAGGTGGTGTGCCTGGACTGCGGCATCAAGTTCAACATCCTGCGGCGACTGGAGAAACGGGGCAACAAGCTCATCGTGGTGCCCGCCTCCACCCCGGCCGAGACCATCCTCAAGCTAACCCCTGACGGCGTGTTTCTGAGCAACGGCCCCGGCGACCCGGCGGCGGTTACCTACGTGGTGGACACCGTGAAGAACCTCCTGGGCCGCTCGCCCATCTTCGGCATCTGCCTGGGCCACCAGATGATCGGCCAGGCCCTGGGCGGCAAGACCTACAAGCTGAAGTTCGGCCACCGGGGAGCCAACCAGCCGGTGATGGACCTCAAGACCAGCAAGGTGGAAATCACCAGCCAAAACCACGGCTTCTGCGTGGACTCCGACACCATCGACGATCCCGAGGTGGTGATGACCCACCTGAACCTCAACGACCGCACCCTGGAGGGCCTGAGCCACCGCCAGGTGCCGGTGTTCTGTGTGCAATATCATCCCGAGGCCGCGCCGGGCCCCCACGACGCGGATTATCTGTTCGACCGCTTCCAGGACATGATGCAAAGCAAAGCGCCCCTGGCCTAA
- the carB gene encoding carbamoyl-phosphate synthase large subunit — protein sequence MPKRTDLKKIMIIGSGPIIISQACEFDYSGTQAVKALREEGLEVVLVNSNPATIMTDPEMADRTYVEPITPEVVIEVLRAERPDAILPTLGGQTALNTALMVAETGILERLGIEMIAATPEVIKKAESRELFREAMNNIGLRVPDSDICRDLPAVLASAERIGYPVVVRPAFTLGGTGGGVAYNREDLERIAAHGLSASLTHEVMIEESVLGWKEFELEVMRDRKDNVVIICSIENLDPMGIHTGDSITVAPAQTLTDREYQVMRDASIAIMREIGVETGGSNVQFAINPADGDLVVIEMNPRVSRSSALASKATGFPIAKMAAKLAIGYTLDELPNDITKETMASFEPTIDYCVVKAPRWAFEKFPGAEDVLTTAMKSVGETMAIGRTFKEALQKGLRGLEIGRAGLLGDGKDPAPERAEMAPDKLRQLVAKPSSTRIFWVAQAMKQGMGLEELHQLTAIDPWFLYNIQQIVDFQGELESHRPWGGLKNSLKELDTGTMRRAKQMGFSDRQIAHALASDEDTVRDRRLELGIHHTYKLVDTCAAEFEAYTPYFYGTYETEDECRAEDKRKVMILGGGPNRIGQGIEFDYCCVHASMALREMGIESIMVNSNPETVSTDYDTSDKLYFEPLTKEDVLNIIASENPEGIIVQFGGQTPLNLAVPLEKAGAPILGTPPDAIDRAEDRDRFVELLKLLNLRQPENGTATSVEGALAVAERIGYPVVVRPSYVLGGRAMEIVYDPDSLRRYMTTAVEASPDHPILVDKFLEDAVEVDVDAVADSAGGVVVAGIMEHIEQAGVHSGDSACVLPPHNLTPAMIKEIKEASYDLARELGVLGLMNVQYAVKDGLLYLLEVNPRASRTVPFVSKATGIPWAKVATKVMLGQTLEQLGLTEEVVPKHYSVKEAVFPFVRFPGVDPWLGPEMRSTGEVMGIDRDLGLAFAKSQLGAGQILPTKGTVFISVKDADKPAVAPIAAKLHRLGFDLVATTGTHAFLTKQGIECRRVFKVSESRPHVVDAMVNGEIDLVINTTEGKGPASDAYQIRRTALERGLAYCTTLAAARATADAVEALLKKDTLTVTPLQDYYAAG from the coding sequence ATGCCCAAACGCACGGACCTAAAGAAAATCATGATCATCGGCTCGGGGCCGATCATTATCTCCCAGGCCTGCGAGTTCGATTACTCAGGCACCCAGGCGGTCAAGGCGCTGCGCGAGGAAGGCCTGGAAGTGGTGCTGGTCAACTCCAACCCGGCCACCATCATGACCGACCCGGAGATGGCCGACCGCACCTATGTGGAGCCCATCACCCCCGAGGTGGTCATCGAGGTGCTGAGGGCCGAGCGGCCCGACGCCATCCTGCCCACCCTGGGCGGCCAGACCGCCTTGAACACCGCCCTGATGGTGGCCGAGACCGGCATCCTGGAGCGCCTGGGCATCGAGATGATCGCCGCCACCCCGGAGGTGATCAAAAAGGCCGAGAGCCGCGAGCTGTTCCGCGAGGCCATGAACAACATCGGCCTCCGGGTGCCCGATAGCGACATCTGCCGCGACCTGCCGGCGGTGTTGGCCTCGGCCGAACGCATCGGCTACCCGGTGGTGGTGCGCCCCGCCTTCACCCTGGGCGGCACCGGCGGCGGCGTGGCCTACAACCGCGAGGACCTGGAGCGCATCGCCGCCCACGGCCTGTCGGCCAGCCTGACCCACGAGGTGATGATCGAGGAGTCGGTGCTGGGCTGGAAGGAATTCGAGCTGGAGGTGATGCGCGACCGCAAGGACAACGTGGTCATCATCTGCTCCATCGAGAACCTGGACCCCATGGGCATCCACACCGGCGACTCCATCACCGTGGCCCCGGCCCAGACCCTCACCGACCGCGAATACCAGGTCATGCGCGACGCCTCCATCGCCATCATGCGCGAGATCGGGGTGGAGACCGGCGGCTCCAACGTGCAGTTCGCCATCAACCCGGCCGACGGCGACCTGGTGGTGATCGAGATGAACCCCCGGGTGAGCCGTTCCAGCGCCCTGGCCAGCAAGGCCACCGGCTTCCCCATCGCCAAGATGGCCGCCAAGCTGGCCATCGGCTACACCCTGGACGAGTTGCCCAACGACATCACCAAGGAGACCATGGCCTCCTTCGAGCCCACCATCGACTACTGCGTGGTCAAGGCTCCCCGCTGGGCCTTTGAGAAGTTCCCCGGGGCCGAAGACGTGCTCACCACGGCCATGAAGAGCGTGGGCGAGACCATGGCCATCGGGCGCACCTTCAAGGAGGCCCTGCAAAAGGGCCTTCGGGGCCTGGAGATCGGCCGGGCCGGCCTGTTGGGCGACGGCAAGGACCCGGCCCCCGAGCGGGCCGAGATGGCCCCGGACAAGCTGCGCCAGCTGGTGGCCAAGCCCTCCAGCACCCGCATCTTCTGGGTGGCCCAGGCCATGAAGCAGGGCATGGGCCTGGAGGAGTTGCACCAGCTCACCGCCATCGACCCCTGGTTCTTGTATAACATCCAGCAGATCGTGGATTTCCAGGGCGAGTTGGAGAGCCACCGCCCCTGGGGCGGGCTCAAGAACTCCTTGAAAGAGCTGGACACCGGCACCATGCGCCGGGCCAAGCAGATGGGCTTCAGCGACCGCCAGATCGCCCACGCCCTGGCCTCGGACGAGGACACGGTGCGCGACCGGCGCCTGGAGCTGGGCATCCACCACACTTACAAGCTGGTGGACACCTGCGCCGCCGAGTTCGAGGCCTACACCCCCTATTTCTACGGCACCTACGAGACCGAGGACGAGTGCCGGGCCGAGGACAAACGCAAGGTGATGATCCTGGGCGGCGGGCCCAACCGCATCGGCCAGGGCATCGAGTTCGACTATTGCTGCGTGCACGCCTCCATGGCCCTTCGGGAGATGGGCATCGAGTCCATCATGGTCAACTCCAACCCCGAGACGGTCTCCACCGACTACGACACCAGCGACAAGCTCTATTTCGAGCCCCTGACCAAGGAAGACGTGCTCAACATCATCGCCTCGGAAAACCCCGAGGGCATCATCGTGCAGTTCGGCGGCCAGACCCCGCTGAACCTGGCGGTGCCCCTGGAAAAGGCCGGGGCTCCCATCCTGGGCACCCCGCCCGACGCCATCGACCGGGCCGAGGACCGCGACCGCTTCGTGGAGTTGCTCAAGCTCCTGAACCTGCGCCAGCCGGAAAACGGCACCGCCACCAGCGTGGAAGGGGCCCTGGCCGTGGCCGAGCGCATCGGCTACCCCGTGGTGGTGCGGCCCTCCTACGTCTTGGGCGGCCGGGCCATGGAGATCGTCTACGACCCGGACTCCCTGAGGCGCTACATGACCACCGCCGTGGAGGCCTCGCCGGACCACCCCATCCTGGTGGACAAGTTCCTGGAGGACGCGGTGGAGGTGGACGTGGACGCGGTGGCCGATTCGGCCGGCGGCGTCGTGGTGGCGGGCATCATGGAGCACATCGAGCAGGCCGGGGTGCACTCCGGCGACAGCGCCTGCGTGCTGCCCCCCCACAACCTCACCCCGGCCATGATCAAGGAGATCAAGGAAGCCTCCTACGACTTGGCCCGCGAACTGGGGGTGTTGGGGTTGATGAACGTGCAGTACGCGGTCAAGGACGGACTGCTCTATCTTTTGGAGGTCAACCCCCGGGCCAGCCGCACCGTGCCCTTCGTGTCCAAGGCCACGGGCATCCCCTGGGCCAAGGTGGCCACCAAGGTGATGCTGGGCCAGACCCTGGAGCAGCTGGGCCTCACAGAAGAGGTGGTGCCCAAGCACTACTCGGTCAAGGAGGCGGTCTTCCCCTTTGTGCGCTTCCCGGGCGTGGACCCCTGGCTGGGGCCGGAGATGCGCTCCACCGGCGAGGTGATGGGCATCGACCGCGACCTGGGCCTGGCCTTTGCCAAGAGCCAGTTGGGGGCCGGCCAGATACTGCCCACCAAGGGCACCGTGTTCATCAGCGTGAAGGACGCGGACAAACCGGCGGTGGCGCCCATAGCGGCCAAGCTGCACCGGTTGGGCTTCGACCTGGTGGCCACCACCGGCACCCACGCCTTTTTGACTAAGCAGGGCATCGAGTGCCGCCGCGTGTTCAAGGTGTCGGAAAGCCGGCCCCACGTGGTGGACGCCATGGTCAACGGCGAGATCGATCTGGTGATTAACACCACCGAGGGCAAGGGACCGGCCAGCGACGCCTATCAGATCAGGCGCACCGCCCTGGAGCGGGGGCTGGCCTATTGCACCACCCTGGCCGCGGCCAGGGCCACCGCCGACGCGGTGGAGGCCCTGCTCAAAAAAGATACCCTTACCGTAACCCCATTGCAGGATTATTACGCCGCGGGCTAG
- a CDS encoding DUF4405 domain-containing protein, whose protein sequence is MSTAQAKFSYRGLTSLMSAAGLIVMGLSGLVAYLMPHGRIAYWNDWHFWGLTKTQWGNIHIISSILFLVAMGFHIYLNWKPLMNYLKGKAAQIKGRKRELWITLAALLVVVIAGIKPFPPLSWLVDFNGYLKGIWVTTPAHEPPFGHAEELTLRVFCKKVGLPADQALALLKEKGLKGVSPQATVIDIARLNRTSPAALYALLKPLKKPLAPAAAAGKTYTAQEVEERFAGTGIGNKTLAEVARAAGQSEAAVKARLQAAGLSMGPAQTLKAAADANGLASPLEMLKAMLVDGYRPQR, encoded by the coding sequence ATGAGCACCGCACAAGCCAAATTCAGCTACCGGGGCCTGACTTCGCTGATGAGCGCGGCGGGCCTCATCGTCATGGGCCTCAGCGGCCTGGTGGCCTACCTGATGCCACATGGCCGCATAGCCTATTGGAACGATTGGCACTTCTGGGGCCTGACCAAGACCCAGTGGGGCAACATCCACATCATCAGCTCCATCCTGTTCCTGGTGGCTATGGGCTTCCATATCTACCTGAACTGGAAGCCCTTGATGAACTACCTCAAGGGCAAAGCCGCCCAGATCAAGGGCCGCAAGCGCGAGCTGTGGATCACATTGGCCGCCTTGCTGGTGGTGGTCATCGCGGGCATCAAGCCCTTCCCGCCCCTGAGCTGGCTGGTGGATTTCAACGGCTATCTCAAGGGCATTTGGGTAACCACCCCGGCCCACGAGCCGCCCTTTGGCCATGCCGAGGAGTTGACGCTTCGGGTATTCTGCAAGAAGGTGGGGCTACCGGCCGACCAGGCCCTGGCCCTCTTGAAGGAAAAAGGCCTTAAGGGGGTGTCGCCCCAGGCCACGGTCATCGACATCGCCCGGCTCAACCGGACCTCGCCCGCGGCCCTTTACGCCCTGCTGAAGCCCCTAAAAAAGCCGCTGGCGCCCGCAGCGGCAGCCGGAAAAACCTACACCGCCCAAGAGGTGGAGGAGCGTTTCGCGGGCACGGGCATCGGCAACAAGACCCTGGCCGAGGTGGCCCGGGCCGCCGGGCAGAGCGAGGCCGCGGTAAAGGCCCGGCTGCAGGCGGCTGGGCTGAGCATGGGCCCGGCCCAGACCCTCAAGGCGGCGGCGGACGCCAACGGCCTGGCTTCGCCTTTGGAGATGCTAAAGGCCATGCTGGTGGACGGCTACCGTCCCCAGCGTTAG